A single region of the Candidatus Rokuibacteriota bacterium genome encodes:
- the pdxS gene encoding pyridoxal 5'-phosphate synthase lyase subunit PdxS, which translates to MEIGTLRLKVGLAEMLKGGVITDVTTAEQAKIAEAAGAVAVMALERVPADIRAQGGVARMASVKKIKDIMAAVTIPVMAKCRIGHFVEAQILEALGVDYIDESEVLTPADEHFQVDKFAFKVPFVCGCRDLGEALRRIGEGAALIRTKGEAGSGNIVEAVRHMRKVTSHIKRLTTLGPEELMTEAKELGAPYELLRWVAQNGRLPVPNFAAGGIATPADAALMMQLGAEAVFVGSGIFKSSDPAARARAIVQATTHYRDPDVLAKVSEELGEAMPGIETSKLAEKELLQTRGW; encoded by the coding sequence ATGGAGATCGGGACGCTTCGGTTAAAGGTGGGGCTGGCCGAGATGCTGAAGGGCGGCGTCATCACGGACGTGACCACGGCGGAGCAGGCGAAGATCGCCGAGGCTGCAGGGGCCGTGGCGGTCATGGCCCTCGAGCGTGTGCCGGCTGACATCCGGGCCCAGGGCGGGGTCGCCCGGATGGCGTCGGTCAAGAAGATCAAGGACATCATGGCCGCGGTCACGATTCCGGTCATGGCCAAGTGCCGGATCGGCCACTTCGTCGAGGCCCAGATCCTGGAAGCCCTCGGCGTGGACTACATCGACGAGTCCGAGGTGCTGACCCCCGCCGACGAGCACTTCCAGGTGGACAAGTTCGCCTTCAAGGTCCCGTTCGTCTGCGGCTGCCGCGACCTGGGCGAGGCGTTGCGGCGCATCGGGGAGGGCGCCGCACTGATCCGGACCAAGGGGGAAGCGGGCTCGGGGAATATCGTTGAAGCGGTTCGCCACATGAGGAAGGTCACGAGCCACATCAAGCGGCTCACCACGCTGGGGCCCGAGGAGCTGATGACGGAGGCCAAGGAGCTGGGCGCCCCGTACGAGCTGCTGCGCTGGGTCGCCCAGAACGGCCGGCTCCCGGTTCCCAACTTCGCCGCCGGCGGGATCGCCACCCCCGCGGATGCCGCCCTCATGATGCAGCTCGGGGCCGAGGCGGTGTTCGTCGGCTCAGGGATCTTCAAGTCCTCGGACCCCGCCGCCCGCGCGCGCGCCATCGTCCAGGCGACGACCCATTACCGGGACCCCGACGTGCTGGCCAAGGTGTCCGAGGAGCTGGGGGAGGCGATGCCGGGGATCGAGACCTCGAAGCTCGCCGAGAAGGAGCTGCTCCAGACGCGCGGGTGGTAG
- a CDS encoding aminotransferase class I/II-fold pyridoxal phosphate-dependent enzyme: MMRFETIAARGGRDLTSASRPLTPPIYQTSVYAFETMETVEAVWEGKEPGFVYGRYGSPNTAMLETMVAALEGGEAAVACASGMGALTALFLGLLRPGDHLVAAQDLYGTTTAFLNDELRRFGVETAFVDATEPARVLAALTPRTRAVYAESVSNPLLKLVDLEALGAELRRRGVELIVDSTFASPAILRPLSLGATVVHHSATKFISGHGDVTAGIAVGRGELMERVRAAMIKFGTNLGPFDAWLAARGLRTLHVRLERQSANALALARFLEGRREVARVYYPGLASHPQHELAQRLFKNGAGAMCAFDLKGGALAVERFMTGLRLIEFAPSFGEVATTWSYPLRTSHRRIPPAELEGLGIGLGLVRLSVGLEAVEDLMEDLTGALERART; this comes from the coding sequence ATGATGCGATTCGAGACGATCGCGGCTCGAGGAGGGCGGGACCTCACGTCGGCCAGCCGCCCGCTGACGCCGCCGATCTACCAGACGAGCGTCTACGCCTTCGAGACGATGGAGACCGTGGAGGCCGTGTGGGAGGGGAAGGAGCCGGGCTTCGTCTACGGCCGTTACGGCAGCCCCAACACGGCGATGCTGGAGACCATGGTGGCGGCGCTCGAGGGAGGCGAGGCTGCGGTGGCGTGCGCGTCAGGAATGGGGGCCCTCACCGCGCTCTTTCTCGGGCTCCTGCGCCCGGGCGATCATCTCGTGGCGGCGCAGGACCTGTACGGTACGACCACGGCGTTCTTGAACGACGAACTGCGCCGCTTCGGCGTGGAGACCGCCTTCGTGGACGCGACGGAGCCGGCGCGGGTCCTGGCGGCGCTCACGCCGAGAACCCGCGCGGTGTACGCGGAGTCGGTCTCGAACCCGCTCCTCAAGCTGGTGGACCTGGAGGCGCTCGGCGCCGAGCTCCGCCGCCGGGGCGTCGAGCTGATCGTGGACTCGACGTTTGCCTCGCCGGCGATCCTCCGCCCGCTGAGCCTGGGGGCCACGGTCGTCCACCACAGCGCCACCAAGTTCATCTCGGGCCATGGCGATGTCACGGCAGGGATCGCGGTGGGGCGGGGGGAGCTGATGGAGCGGGTGCGGGCGGCCATGATCAAGTTCGGGACCAACCTGGGCCCCTTCGATGCGTGGCTGGCGGCCCGCGGGCTCCGCACGCTCCACGTGAGACTCGAACGCCAGTCGGCCAACGCCCTGGCGCTGGCCCGGTTCCTCGAGGGGCGCCGCGAGGTCGCGCGGGTGTACTATCCGGGGCTCGCCTCGCATCCCCAGCACGAGCTGGCCCAGCGGCTCTTCAAGAACGGGGCGGGTGCGATGTGCGCCTTCGACCTGAAGGGCGGGGCGCTCGCCGTGGAGCGGTTCATGACCGGTCTCAGGCTCATCGAGTTCGCGCCCAGCTTCGGGGAGGTGGCGACGACGTGGAGCTACCCGCTGCGGACCTCTCATCGACGCATCCCTCCAGCCGAGCTGGAGGGTCTCGGCATCGGCCTGGGGCTCGTGCGACTGTCCGTCGGGCTCGAGGCCGTGGAGGACCTGATGGAGGACCTGACCGGCGCGCTCGAACGCGCCCGGACCTAG
- a CDS encoding MOSC domain-containing protein: MWKGVVVSLHTAPAAAEPMISLSEVRAVAGKGLEGDRYFTRVGTYSGRPGPGGAPSAREVTLIEVEAIDALTRDYAFQLKAGDSRRNIVTRGVPLNHLIGREFRVGEVVMKGIRLCEPCAHLEGLTQKGIMRGLIHRGGLRAEIVTGGVIRVGDSVEPQHEPV; encoded by the coding sequence ATGTGGAAAGGGGTCGTCGTCTCTCTTCACACCGCTCCCGCGGCAGCCGAGCCCATGATCTCGCTCAGCGAAGTGCGGGCGGTGGCCGGGAAGGGACTTGAGGGGGATCGCTATTTCACGCGAGTCGGAACGTATTCGGGTAGGCCGGGACCGGGGGGCGCTCCGTCTGCCCGGGAGGTCACGCTGATCGAGGTCGAGGCCATTGATGCCCTGACCCGTGACTACGCGTTCCAGCTGAAGGCGGGGGACAGCCGTCGCAATATCGTGACCCGGGGGGTGCCGCTCAACCATCTGATCGGCCGGGAGTTTCGAGTCGGCGAGGTCGTCATGAAAGGCATTCGCCTCTGCGAACCCTGCGCGCATCTCGAAGGGCTGACGCAGAAAGGGATCATGCGGGGGTTGATTCACCGGGGTGGCCTGCGGGCCGAGATCGTGACCGGTGGGGTGATCCGGGTCGGCGACTCGGTGGAGCCGCAGCACGAGCCGGTCTGA
- a CDS encoding PLP-dependent aminotransferase family protein — MEIRLDRSRPIPLGQQIQAHLERLIADGLLAPGVKLPASRELAERLGVNRTTVTLAYEELVARGLIRAHVGQGTFVAEGGHRAALPPTGARPPAKIDWSGLFSKGSQLVAADVRRRDLYNQVARPAPGVISFAGGMPDSTLFPTEAFRRVLNRVIRTEGSELLQYYPSGGYPPLRRFLATYLLSFGVEARPEEILIVNGSQQGFDLIARTLVDPGDFVAIEQPSYPRAIQAFRSFGAQFLPVPMSEAGLRLDLLERVLERHAPKLLYCQPTGHNPTGLTTPASARRQLLELAGRYQIPVVEDGFDGSLFYEERPPAPLKAADPYGLVLYIGTFSKILFPGLRLGWLVAPPPVIERLTAAKQLADIHTSPLIQAAVYHFCQRRLLERHLRRSAPEYDRRRTLLLDALGRRMPRGVSWTRTQGGFSLLVTLPERMDAVTLLPRAVERGVAFTPGSAFFLDGGGESTLRLSFSSVPASRIDEGVRRLADAIREMQRRPVRREAERAGVPLV, encoded by the coding sequence ATGGAGATCCGGCTCGACCGGTCGCGACCGATCCCGCTCGGGCAGCAGATCCAGGCCCACCTGGAGCGGCTGATCGCCGATGGCCTGCTGGCCCCGGGGGTCAAGCTCCCGGCCAGCCGCGAGCTGGCCGAGCGGCTCGGCGTGAACCGGACGACGGTGACCCTGGCCTATGAGGAGCTGGTGGCCCGGGGCCTCATTCGCGCCCACGTGGGGCAGGGGACCTTCGTCGCCGAAGGTGGGCACCGCGCCGCGCTCCCCCCAACCGGGGCGAGGCCACCCGCCAAGATCGACTGGTCGGGGCTCTTCTCCAAGGGCTCCCAGCTCGTGGCCGCGGACGTGCGGCGGCGAGACCTCTACAACCAGGTGGCCCGCCCGGCGCCGGGCGTGATCTCGTTCGCCGGCGGGATGCCCGACAGCACGCTCTTTCCCACCGAAGCCTTCCGCCGGGTCCTGAACCGGGTGATCAGAACGGAAGGCTCGGAGCTCCTCCAGTACTATCCCTCCGGCGGCTACCCGCCGCTCCGGCGCTTCCTGGCGACCTACCTCCTGAGCTTCGGGGTCGAGGCGCGCCCGGAGGAGATCTTGATCGTCAACGGCTCCCAGCAGGGGTTCGACCTGATCGCCCGGACGCTCGTCGACCCGGGGGACTTCGTGGCGATCGAGCAGCCGAGCTATCCCCGGGCCATCCAGGCCTTCCGCTCTTTCGGGGCTCAGTTCCTGCCGGTTCCGATGAGCGAGGCCGGGCTCCGCCTGGACCTCCTCGAACGGGTCCTGGAGCGCCATGCTCCCAAGCTCCTCTACTGTCAGCCGACCGGCCACAACCCGACGGGCCTGACGACGCCCGCGTCGGCGCGGCGCCAGCTCCTCGAGCTGGCCGGTCGCTACCAGATCCCGGTCGTGGAGGACGGCTTCGACGGGAGCCTCTTCTACGAGGAGCGGCCGCCGGCTCCGCTCAAGGCCGCCGACCCCTACGGGCTCGTCCTCTACATCGGCACGTTTTCCAAGATCCTGTTCCCGGGGCTCCGCCTCGGCTGGCTGGTGGCGCCGCCCCCGGTGATCGAGCGCCTCACGGCGGCCAAGCAACTCGCCGACATCCACACGAGCCCGTTGATCCAGGCGGCCGTCTATCACTTCTGCCAGCGCCGTCTGCTGGAGCGTCACCTCCGGCGCTCGGCGCCCGAGTACGATCGGCGCCGGACGCTGCTCCTGGACGCGTTGGGCCGGCGGATGCCCAGAGGCGTGAGCTGGACCCGGACCCAGGGCGGCTTCTCCCTGCTCGTGACGCTTCCGGAGAGGATGGACGCCGTGACGCTGCTCCCGCGCGCCGTGGAGCGGGGGGTGGCGTTCACGCCGGGGAGCGCGTTCTTCCTGGATGGCGGGGGCGAGAGCACGCTCCGACTCTCCTTCTCGTCGGTCCCGGCGAGCCGGATCGACGAGGGCGTGCGCCGGCTGGCCGACGCGATCCGTGAGATGCAGAGGCGCCCGGTGCGGCGCGAGGCCGAGCGCGCCGGGGTTCCGCTGGTTTAA
- a CDS encoding carboxymuconolactone decarboxylase family protein, giving the protein MGAMKEFAGVFYQEGALDPKTTQLVALAAMAAAGCTS; this is encoded by the coding sequence ATGGGAGCGATGAAGGAGTTCGCGGGCGTGTTCTACCAGGAGGGGGCGCTCGACCCCAAGACCACGCAGCTGGTCGCGCTGGCCGCCATGGCCGCGGCCGGCTGCACGTCCTGA